A single Anopheles arabiensis isolate DONGOLA chromosome 2, AaraD3, whole genome shotgun sequence DNA region contains:
- the LOC120906515 gene encoding chymotrypsin-2 gives MLRKVFAVASVLLVVSAAKVTKLVLDDNYVNRVVGGEVAKNGSAPYQVSLQVPGWGHNCGGSLLNNRWVLTAAHCLVGYEPSDLMVLVGTNSLKEGGELLKVDKLLYHSRYNRPQFHNDIGLMRLEQPVQFSELVQSVEYLEKAVPVNATVRLTGWGRTSTNGDVPTLLQSLNVVTLSNEDCKAKMGNPKNVDLGHVCTLTKAGEGACNGDSGGPLVYEGKLVGVVNFGVPCGRGFPDGFARVSYYHEWVRTTMANNS, from the exons ATGCTACGAAAGGTCTTTGCTGTTGCCTCGGTACTCCTAGTAGTAAGTGCAGCCAAGGTGACAAAACTGGTGCTGGACGACAACTACGTCAACCGAGTAGTTGGAGGAGAGGTAGCGAAGAACGGTTCGGCCCCGTACCAGGTATCGCTGCAGGTTCCCGGCTGGGGTCACAACTGTGGAGGATCGCTGCTAAACAATCGATGGGTACTAACGGCAGCACACTGTCTGGTCGG CTATGAGCCCAGTGATTTGATGGTACTCGTCGGCACAAACAGTCTCAAGGAGGGAGGCGAACTTCTGAAGGTTGACAAGCTGCTGTACCACAGCCGATACAATCGTCCCCAGTTCCACAATGACATCGGATTGATGCGGCTGGAGCAACCGGTACAGTTCTCGGAGCTTGTGCAGAGTGTAGAGTACCTGGAGAAGGCGGTACCGGTCAATGCGACGGTGCGATTGACGGGCTGGGGTCGTACCAGCACTAATGGGGATGTTCCCACGCTACTCCAGAGCCTGAACGTTGTAACGCTGTCGAACGAAGACTGTAAGGCAAAGATGGGCAATCCGAAGAATGTCGACTTGGGACACGTTTGCACACTGACCAAGGCAGGCGAGGGAGCGTGCAAT GGTGATTCCGGCGGCCCATTGGTGTACGAGGGAAAGCTGGTCGGTGTGGTGAACTTTGGCGTTCCGTGCGGTCGCGGATTCCCGGATGGGTTCGCACGTGTCTCCTACTACCATGAGTGGGTTCGCACAACGATGGCTAACAACTCGTAA
- the LOC120906508 gene encoding chymotrypsin-2-like: MLRKVFAVVSVLLVVSAAKVPKLVLDDNYVNRVVGGEVAKNGSAPYQVSLQVPGWGHNCGGSLLNNRWVLTAAHCLVGYEPSDLMVLVGTNSLKEGGELLKVDKLLYHSRYNRPQFHNDIGLMRLEQPVQFSELVQSVEYLEKAVPVNATVRLTGWGRTSTNGNVPTLLQSLNVVTLSNEDCKAKMGNPENVDLGHVCTLTKAGEGACNGDSGGPLVYEGKLVGVVNFGVPCGRGFPDGFARVSYYHEWVRTTMANNS; this comes from the exons ATGCTACGAAAGGTCTTTGCCGTTGTCTCGGTACTCCTGGTAGTAAGTGCAGCCAAGGTGCCAAAACTGGTGCTGGACGACAACTACGTCAACCGAGTAGTTGGAGGAGAGGTAGCGAAGAACGGTTCGGCCCCGTACCAGGTATCGCTGCAGGTTCCCGGCTGGGGTCACAACTGTGGAGGATCGCTGCTAAACAATCGATGGGTACTAACGGCAGCACACTGTCTGGTCGG CTATGAGCCCAGTGATTTGATGGTACTCGTCGGCACAAACAGTCTCAAGGAGGGAGGCGAACTTCTGAAGGTTGACAAGCTGCTGTACCACAGCCGATACAATCGTCCCCAGTTTCACAATGACATCGGTTTGATGCGGCTGGAGCAACCGGTACAGTTCTCAGAGCTTGTGCAGAGCGTGGAGTACCTGGAGAAGGCGGTCCCGGTCAATGCGACGGTGCGATTGACGGGCTGGGGTCGTACCAGCACTAATGGGAATGTTCCCACGCTACTGCAGAGCCTGAATGTTGTAACGCTGTCGAACGAAGACTGTAAGGCAAAGATGGGCAATCCGGAGAATGTCGACTTGGGGCATGTTTGCACACTGACCAAGGCTGGCGAGGGAGCGTGCAAT GGTGATTCCGGTGGCCCATTGGTGTACGAGGGAAAGCTGGTCGGTGTGGTGAACTTTGGCGTTCCGTGCGGTCGCGGATTCCCGGATGGGTTCGCACGTGTCTCCTACTACCATGAGTGGGTTCGCACAACGATGGCTAACAACTCGTAA
- the LOC120906493 gene encoding BTB/POZ domain-containing protein 9-like: MINHSDQVLVSLGELCISDDYSDVTFVVENERISAHRAILAVRCEYFRALLYGGLEESKQSEITLDVSSTAFKHLLRYIYTGSLELKDMKMDNLYSLLGLVHEYGITALEKAIWDYLYGALMAENVCAIADVARLLDRMDLMEKCYEFIDENTLSVMEHESFCNLSYEMVSSVLDRDSLNIEEIELFQAIHKWCTSNSEIGEKKKVIYDKIRYAAIPRKNLISTVRPTGIVNSDQLLDIIFTQDGTTKEQEVHPYRAISLPGKDVAANAKVEWTTNGERNQACFKLGKRYFINYIHLNLNNPTNSKIFIPLNNYSYSKTESLSVSSDGKTWSTVSTGTKNYSYFTSHPSVSFLEQQVRYIRFESPFYNSSSNISLSAILKQE, translated from the exons ATGATCAATCATTCGGATCAGGTTTTAGTGAGCCTAGGAGAATTATGCATATCGGATGATTATTCCGATGTAACATTCGTCGTAGAAAACGAGCGCATTTCAGCGCACCGCGCCATCCTAGCAGTACGGTGTGAGTACTTCCGGGCGCTTCTGTACGGTGGTCTGGAGGAGAGTAAGCAGAGCGAAATAACGCTTGATGTATCGTCGACCGCCTTCAAGCACTTGCTCCGATACATCTACACCGGCTCCTTGGAGTTGAAGGACATGAAAATGGACAACTTGTATAGTTTGCTCGGATTAGTCCACGAATATGGCATCACTGCATTGGAGAAAGCTATCTGGGATTATCTGTATGGAGCGTTGATGGCTGAAAATGTTTGTGCCATTGCAGACGTGGCTCGTCTGCTCGATCGGATGGATTTAATGGAGAAATGTTATGAATTTATTGATGAAAATACGCTGAGTGTAATGGAACACGAATCCTTCTGCAATTTATCGTACGAAATGGTCAGCAGTGTACTTGATCGTGATAGCTTAAACATTGAAGAGATCGAATTGTTTCAAGCCATTCACAAGTGGTGTACGAGTAATAGCGAAATAggagaaaagaagaaggttATTTATGATAAAATACGCTATGCAGCAATACCAAgaaaaaatctaatttcaaCTGTGCGACCTACTGGCATTGTAAATTCCGATCAGCTACTGGATATAATATTCACGCAAGACGGTACAACCAAAGAACAAGAAGTTCATCCATATCGAGCTATCTCAC TGCCGGGTAAAGACGTGGCCGCAAACGCTAAAGTGGAATGGACAACGAATGGAGAACGTAATCAAGCTTGTTTTAAACTTGGGAAACGATACTTTATTAACTACATTCATCTTAATCTGAATAATCCAACAAACTCCAAAATATTTATTCCTCTGAATAATTATTCCTACTCCAAAACCGAAAGTCTATCGGTATCATCCGATGGCAAAACATGGTCAACCGTTTCAACAGGAACAAAGAATTACTCTTATTTTACTTCCCATCCAAGTGTTAGTTTCCTTGAGCAACAAGTTCGCTACATTCGTTTCGAGTCTCCATTTTATAATTCCAGCAGTAACATTTCTTTGTCGGCCATATTAAAGCAAGaatga